A genomic region of Podarcis raffonei isolate rPodRaf1 chromosome 13, rPodRaf1.pri, whole genome shotgun sequence contains the following coding sequences:
- the REM2 gene encoding GTP-binding protein REM 2 isoform X1, with amino-acid sequence MCDSPPGRGIPSLPSTMTLPSALAGAGPRRGSMPLPIKHQLVRASAVDELDSPPSSPEVGSTGGASPAGGRGPYKVMLLGESGVGKTTLAAIFGGLRGGPHHEEEHTEDSYERNFYVDDEEVTLILYDIWDQGDPGGWMQESCLQTGDAFLLVFSVTDRRSFTRVPPTLLSLRAGCPRTDPPIILVGNKSDLARSREVSREEGRSLAVMMNCKHIETSAALHHNTEELFEGVVRQIRLRRRRCEGDGFSREGARGRRESLTKKAKRFLSSLVPRNGRFFKQRSKSCNDLSVL; translated from the exons CTTGCCGTCCACCATGACGTTGCCCTCGGCGCTGGCGGGTGCCGGACCACGGCGTGGGAGCATGCCTTTGCCCATCAAGCACCAGCTGGTGAGGGCGTCGGCGGTGGACGAACTGGACTCTCCCCCCAGCTCCCCCGAAGTGGGAAGCACTGGGGGGGCCAGCCCCGCAGGAGGACGCGGCCCCTACAAAGTCATGTTGCTTGGCGAGAGCGGTGTGGGGAAGACTACCTTGGCGGCCATCTTCGGAGGCCTTAGAGGGGGCCCCCACCACGAGGAAGAGCACACAG AGGATTCCTATGAAAGAAATTTCTACGTAGATGATGAAGAAGTCACTCTAATATTATACGACATCTGGGACCAG ggagATCCCGGAGGCtggatgcaggaatcctgcctgcAGACGGGAGACGCCTTCCTGTTGGTTTTCTCGGTGACCGATCGCCGCAGCTTCACACGCGTCCCCCCCACCCTGCTGAGCCTACGGGCTGGGTGCCCTCGGACAGACCCCCCTATTATCCTGGTGGGGAACAAGAGCGACTTGGCGCGATCCCGGGAGGTCTCACGCGAAG AGGGCCGCAGCCTAGCTGTCATGATGAACTGCAAGCACATCGAGACGTCCGCGGCGCTACATCACAACACGGAGGAGCTTTTCGAAGGCGTCGTGCGGCAGATACGGCTGCGCCGCCGTCGGTGCGAGGGCGATGGCTTCAGCAGGGAGGGGGCCAGGGGCCGGCGCGAGAGCCTCACCAAGAAGGCCAAACGGTTCCTCTCTAGCCTTGTGCCGAGGAATGGACGCTTCTTCAAGCAGAGGTCAAAATCCTGCAACGACCTTTCAGTGCTATGA
- the REM2 gene encoding GTP-binding protein REM 2 isoform X2, which translates to MTLPSALAGAGPRRGSMPLPIKHQLVRASAVDELDSPPSSPEVGSTGGASPAGGRGPYKVMLLGESGVGKTTLAAIFGGLRGGPHHEEEHTEDSYERNFYVDDEEVTLILYDIWDQGDPGGWMQESCLQTGDAFLLVFSVTDRRSFTRVPPTLLSLRAGCPRTDPPIILVGNKSDLARSREVSREEGRSLAVMMNCKHIETSAALHHNTEELFEGVVRQIRLRRRRCEGDGFSREGARGRRESLTKKAKRFLSSLVPRNGRFFKQRSKSCNDLSVL; encoded by the exons ATGACGTTGCCCTCGGCGCTGGCGGGTGCCGGACCACGGCGTGGGAGCATGCCTTTGCCCATCAAGCACCAGCTGGTGAGGGCGTCGGCGGTGGACGAACTGGACTCTCCCCCCAGCTCCCCCGAAGTGGGAAGCACTGGGGGGGCCAGCCCCGCAGGAGGACGCGGCCCCTACAAAGTCATGTTGCTTGGCGAGAGCGGTGTGGGGAAGACTACCTTGGCGGCCATCTTCGGAGGCCTTAGAGGGGGCCCCCACCACGAGGAAGAGCACACAG AGGATTCCTATGAAAGAAATTTCTACGTAGATGATGAAGAAGTCACTCTAATATTATACGACATCTGGGACCAG ggagATCCCGGAGGCtggatgcaggaatcctgcctgcAGACGGGAGACGCCTTCCTGTTGGTTTTCTCGGTGACCGATCGCCGCAGCTTCACACGCGTCCCCCCCACCCTGCTGAGCCTACGGGCTGGGTGCCCTCGGACAGACCCCCCTATTATCCTGGTGGGGAACAAGAGCGACTTGGCGCGATCCCGGGAGGTCTCACGCGAAG AGGGCCGCAGCCTAGCTGTCATGATGAACTGCAAGCACATCGAGACGTCCGCGGCGCTACATCACAACACGGAGGAGCTTTTCGAAGGCGTCGTGCGGCAGATACGGCTGCGCCGCCGTCGGTGCGAGGGCGATGGCTTCAGCAGGGAGGGGGCCAGGGGCCGGCGCGAGAGCCTCACCAAGAAGGCCAAACGGTTCCTCTCTAGCCTTGTGCCGAGGAATGGACGCTTCTTCAAGCAGAGGTCAAAATCCTGCAACGACCTTTCAGTGCTATGA